Proteins found in one Rhizobium sp. BT04 genomic segment:
- a CDS encoding RbsD/FucU family protein, with translation MLKGIRAELNGDILQALCNMGHGDYLVISDTNFPSDSIARQTRLGRLLTMENISAPRAIDAVLSVFPLDTPIQPSAGRMEVIGKPDEIPPIQQEVQAIVDRAEGKPSPMYPVERMAFYDIAKKAYCVIATGELRFYGCFLLTKGVIAAEEALR, from the coding sequence ATGCTCAAGGGAATCAGGGCCGAACTCAACGGCGATATTCTTCAAGCACTTTGCAACATGGGACATGGCGACTATCTCGTCATCTCCGACACCAACTTTCCGTCGGATTCGATTGCTCGCCAGACGCGTCTGGGGAGGCTGCTGACGATGGAAAACATTTCCGCGCCGCGGGCGATCGATGCGGTGCTTTCGGTCTTCCCGCTGGACACCCCCATCCAGCCGTCCGCGGGTCGGATGGAAGTGATCGGCAAGCCTGACGAAATTCCGCCGATACAACAAGAAGTCCAGGCCATTGTCGACCGCGCCGAAGGCAAGCCATCGCCCATGTATCCGGTCGAACGGATGGCGTTCTACGACATCGCCAAAAAGGCCTATTGCGTGATCGCAACGGGGGAACTGCGTTTTTACGGATGCTTCCTTTTGACCAAGGGCGTCATTGCGGCGGAGGAGGCTCTGAGATGA
- a CDS encoding LacI family DNA-binding transcriptional regulator, with translation MSRMPTVKDVAEHAGVSVGTVSRVLSGEAAVKTMLREKVNDAISALGYRPNVTARALRTSRTDVIGLIVPDITNPFFAQLAASVERAALERGHSLMLASSHDDRGAEQSHVLAFLDRSVRGIIVVASSDGPGLHLETAVPVISLDRRFGAFPLVSTNHAQAAALMADHLYELGHRHIAYIAGPPDTEAGRMRKEGFVGRIDRCGKKGEPVELELAYGKFDYESGERIARDLLSRPPQDRPTAIAAASDQQAIGALRAARDLKIDVPRKLSVTGFDDISLANLVVPRLTTIRQPADTLARRAVALLLEEPPGKADEMIDGSLIVRGSSGPRAQPKAVAGHKN, from the coding sequence ATGTCGAGGATGCCTACAGTCAAGGATGTCGCAGAGCATGCCGGCGTATCCGTGGGCACGGTTTCGCGTGTGCTGTCGGGCGAGGCGGCGGTCAAGACCATGCTGCGCGAAAAGGTCAACGACGCTATTTCTGCGCTCGGTTACCGGCCGAACGTGACTGCGAGAGCGCTGCGCACCAGCAGAACCGATGTCATCGGCCTTATTGTTCCCGACATCACCAATCCCTTCTTCGCGCAGCTTGCCGCCAGCGTCGAGCGTGCGGCGCTCGAACGCGGACATAGCCTCATGCTGGCAAGTTCGCATGACGATCGCGGGGCGGAACAGAGCCACGTCCTGGCGTTTCTCGACCGCTCGGTGCGCGGTATCATCGTGGTGGCTTCGAGCGATGGTCCTGGGCTCCACCTGGAAACAGCGGTTCCGGTGATCTCGCTGGACCGGCGCTTCGGCGCCTTTCCGCTGGTCTCGACCAACCATGCGCAGGCGGCCGCGCTGATGGCGGATCATCTCTATGAGCTGGGCCACCGCCACATCGCCTATATCGCCGGGCCGCCCGACACGGAGGCGGGGCGCATGCGCAAGGAGGGCTTCGTCGGCCGCATCGACCGGTGCGGCAAGAAAGGTGAGCCGGTCGAGCTGGAACTCGCCTATGGCAAATTCGACTATGAGTCCGGTGAAAGAATTGCCCGCGACCTGCTTTCGCGCCCGCCGCAGGACCGGCCGACGGCCATTGCGGCCGCCAGCGACCAGCAGGCGATCGGCGCTTTGCGCGCTGCCCGCGACCTCAAGATCGACGTGCCGCGCAAGCTGTCGGTGACGGGCTTCGACGACATTTCGCTCGCCAACCTCGTCGTTCCCAGACTGACGACCATACGTCAGCCGGCCGACACGCTGGCACGGCGGGCGGTCGCGCTTCTCCTTGAGGAACCGCCAGGCAAGGCAGATGAGATGATCGACGGATCGCTGATCGTGCGTGGCTCGAGCGGTCCGCGCGCGCAGCCCAAGGCAGTCGCAGGGCATAAAAATTGA
- a CDS encoding carbohydrate ABC transporter permease — protein sequence MVRIDFEKYARGQRIRWWAMRFAVYGLLVTWAFVCVFPLFWTVSTSFKTAADVMRGNLIPWYNFTPSWLGWRSLGLSPDTIFEISTVREEFMRRLWNSVIISVTASALAVVLGSLAAYGLSRFSYKFGHMRNSDISFFFLSQLIMPPVVLALPFLVLYKELALLDSYVGMIAVYTLMVLPIVVWIMRDQFATVPVELEEAALVDGLSVWGAFARIIVPLVLPGMVAAFLLALILCWNEYFFAALLTSTNTNTLPVMIASQTGSQGINWWSMAALSTAGILPLVAVGVMLERHIIAGMTAGAVK from the coding sequence ATGGTTCGGATCGATTTCGAAAAATACGCCCGCGGCCAGCGCATTCGCTGGTGGGCCATGCGTTTCGCCGTCTATGGCCTGCTCGTCACCTGGGCATTTGTCTGTGTGTTCCCGCTGTTCTGGACGGTTTCGACCTCATTCAAGACTGCCGCTGACGTGATGCGCGGCAATCTGATCCCCTGGTACAACTTTACACCCAGCTGGCTCGGCTGGCGCTCGCTCGGCCTTTCGCCGGATACGATTTTTGAGATCTCGACGGTGCGCGAGGAGTTTATGCGCAGGCTCTGGAACAGCGTCATCATCTCGGTCACGGCATCTGCTCTGGCGGTCGTGCTCGGATCGCTCGCAGCCTATGGCCTCAGCCGCTTTTCCTACAAGTTCGGCCATATGCGCAACTCCGACATTTCGTTCTTCTTCTTGTCGCAGCTCATCATGCCGCCCGTCGTTCTCGCCCTGCCGTTCCTGGTCCTCTATAAGGAGCTGGCGCTGCTGGACAGTTATGTCGGGATGATCGCCGTCTATACGCTGATGGTCCTGCCGATCGTCGTCTGGATCATGCGCGACCAGTTCGCCACAGTCCCTGTGGAGCTCGAGGAGGCTGCTCTTGTCGACGGGCTGTCGGTCTGGGGCGCGTTTGCCCGTATCATCGTGCCGCTCGTTCTGCCGGGCATGGTGGCCGCCTTCCTGCTGGCGCTGATCCTGTGCTGGAACGAATATTTCTTCGCGGCATTGCTGACCTCGACCAACACCAACACCTTGCCTGTCATGATTGCCAGCCAGACGGGCAGCCAGGGCATCAATTGGTGGTCGATGGCGGCACTTTCCACCGCCGGCATCCTTCCGCTGGTTGCCGTCGGCGTCATGTTGGAAAGGCACATCATTGCCGGCATGACCGCGGGAGCGGTAAAGTAG
- a CDS encoding carbohydrate ABC transporter permease codes for MSTVEGDLLHTVEAGSISASRRFWGRTALWLSAIWFITSFVLQGVHELGWTDWGFSNWRPVLYAYFLWAAVLCVTRVVIHGEAGKKALFVLPAALFVVSMVVFPLLFALWIGFSDWNLASSAGRRFNGLDNVRRMITDPFYANALINMILYCLAIAVEYAIAFGLALLLNQEIVARKFWRVTFLVPLMLSPVAVSWMVGKSMLETRFGPVARFARWLGWENPSFFGDPLTARLSIMIMDAWTFIPFIMIMLLAGLQALSREVLEAAEVDGATKWQRFWKVIFPLMLPVSVTAVMIRIIFKLKLADIIITVTSGGPGGATDSVTSFIYREYRDRSNVGYGTLLALVYLVIIVFGMTGLMKISDRIVKRMTGRL; via the coding sequence ATGTCGACAGTCGAAGGCGACCTGCTCCACACGGTCGAAGCCGGCTCCATTTCGGCGAGCCGTCGTTTCTGGGGCCGTACGGCTCTATGGCTGAGCGCCATATGGTTCATAACATCGTTCGTCTTACAGGGTGTCCATGAACTGGGCTGGACCGATTGGGGCTTTTCGAACTGGCGCCCGGTGCTCTATGCCTATTTCCTCTGGGCCGCGGTTCTTTGCGTCACGCGCGTCGTCATTCATGGCGAGGCGGGCAAGAAGGCGCTTTTTGTTCTGCCGGCCGCGCTTTTCGTCGTGTCGATGGTGGTGTTCCCGCTGCTCTTTGCGCTGTGGATCGGCTTTTCCGATTGGAACCTCGCCTCTTCGGCCGGCCGGCGCTTCAACGGGCTCGACAATGTGCGGCGGATGATCACGGATCCATTCTATGCCAATGCCCTCATCAACATGATCCTTTATTGCCTGGCGATTGCCGTCGAATACGCCATCGCGTTCGGCCTGGCGCTGCTCCTCAACCAGGAAATCGTCGCCCGCAAATTCTGGCGCGTCACCTTCCTGGTGCCCTTGATGCTGTCGCCGGTCGCGGTGAGCTGGATGGTCGGCAAGTCGATGCTGGAGACCCGTTTCGGCCCGGTCGCGCGCTTTGCCCGCTGGCTCGGCTGGGAAAATCCCTCCTTCTTCGGCGATCCGCTGACGGCACGGCTTTCGATCATGATCATGGATGCCTGGACCTTCATTCCCTTCATAATGATCATGCTGCTCGCCGGGTTGCAGGCTTTGTCGAGGGAGGTGCTGGAGGCGGCCGAAGTCGATGGCGCGACCAAATGGCAACGCTTCTGGAAGGTCATTTTTCCGCTGATGCTGCCGGTGTCGGTCACGGCGGTGATGATCCGCATCATCTTCAAGCTCAAGCTCGCCGATATCATCATCACCGTGACATCTGGAGGCCCCGGCGGGGCGACTGATTCCGTCACCAGTTTCATCTACCGCGAATACCGCGACCGTTCGAATGTCGGATACGGCACCCTTCTCGCGCTCGTCTATCTCGTCATCATCGTTTTTGGCATGACCGGACTGATGAAGATTTCCGACCGTATCGTGAAGCGCATGACAGGAAGGCTCTGA
- a CDS encoding extracellular solute-binding protein, with the protein MKVEIYDALMRRQASRRDVLRGTASAAALLGVSGAIGGIPGMAFGADDVRAQILQIPGVGKGSPTDADWQKVGELCLGPTKGNVKQGEFAGVELTFMGLNNQNLHNFLFRGFLKPWEAYTGAKINWIDLAQADYNARLQQSIATGTVDFDILEMGAPFEGDTAGRGLLDEMPDWVGKQIEADDLVSYLKPPVGTWGGKTYRVTIDGDCHTFAYRKDYFGEGSISGMTEPPKTWQEVNAASKALIGKTDPLTSQPAYGYLDPLKGWGGFGFYFIENRATAYAKYPGDPAWLFDPDNMKPLVNNPAWVQAIQDVLDLIAAKAYPADQINADPGTTAFSQFLAGTGAMLMWWGDVGSSARTSDTSVVGDVVGFGINRGSNRVYNRKTGQWEDKYNEAPNMAYLGWGIYVTKQVSGDEKKRKAAWSAAAHLGGKDLSLWTSAYPSGFQPYRQSNFNYDEWQKAGYDRAYIEDYLGSNADSYNHPNAAIEPRIPGIFQYYSVAEDELAKGFAGQYKSAQETADAIAAAWEKITDQIGRDSQLKLYRASLGL; encoded by the coding sequence ATGAAAGTTGAAATATACGATGCATTGATGCGCCGTCAGGCAAGCCGCCGTGACGTTTTGCGCGGAACGGCCAGTGCCGCGGCTTTGCTCGGCGTCTCGGGCGCCATCGGGGGGATTCCCGGCATGGCGTTTGGCGCTGACGATGTTCGCGCCCAGATCCTGCAGATTCCGGGCGTCGGCAAGGGCTCTCCGACGGATGCAGACTGGCAGAAGGTCGGCGAGCTCTGCCTCGGTCCGACCAAGGGCAATGTCAAGCAGGGCGAGTTCGCCGGCGTCGAGCTGACCTTCATGGGGCTCAACAACCAGAATCTGCACAACTTCCTGTTTCGCGGTTTCCTGAAGCCGTGGGAGGCCTATACGGGCGCCAAGATCAACTGGATCGATCTTGCCCAGGCCGATTACAACGCCCGCCTTCAGCAATCGATCGCAACCGGTACGGTTGATTTCGACATCCTGGAAATGGGGGCTCCCTTCGAAGGCGATACCGCCGGCCGTGGACTTCTGGACGAGATGCCCGACTGGGTTGGAAAGCAGATCGAGGCCGACGATCTGGTGAGCTACCTGAAGCCGCCGGTCGGCACCTGGGGCGGCAAAACTTACCGCGTGACGATCGACGGTGATTGCCACACCTTCGCCTATCGCAAGGATTACTTCGGCGAAGGCTCGATCAGCGGCATGACCGAGCCGCCGAAGACCTGGCAGGAAGTCAACGCGGCTTCCAAAGCGCTGATCGGCAAGACCGATCCGCTGACCAGTCAGCCGGCCTACGGCTATCTCGATCCGCTCAAGGGCTGGGGCGGTTTCGGCTTTTATTTCATCGAGAACCGCGCGACCGCCTATGCCAAATATCCGGGCGACCCGGCCTGGCTGTTCGATCCTGATAACATGAAGCCGCTGGTCAATAATCCCGCCTGGGTTCAGGCGATCCAGGATGTCCTGGATCTGATCGCTGCCAAGGCCTATCCGGCCGACCAGATCAATGCGGATCCGGGCACCACAGCCTTCTCGCAGTTCCTGGCAGGCACCGGCGCAATGCTGATGTGGTGGGGCGATGTCGGCTCCAGCGCCCGCACCTCCGACACTTCGGTCGTCGGCGACGTGGTCGGTTTCGGCATCAACCGCGGCTCCAACCGGGTCTACAACCGCAAGACCGGGCAATGGGAAGACAAGTATAACGAAGCGCCTAACATGGCCTATCTCGGCTGGGGCATCTATGTCACCAAGCAGGTCTCCGGCGACGAGAAGAAGCGGAAGGCGGCCTGGTCGGCTGCCGCCCATCTCGGCGGCAAGGATCTGTCGCTGTGGACGTCGGCCTATCCCTCCGGCTTCCAGCCCTACCGCCAGTCCAACTTCAACTACGACGAATGGCAGAAGGCAGGCTACGACCGCGCCTATATCGAGGACTATCTCGGTTCGAACGCGGACAGCTACAACCACCCGAACGCCGCCATCGAACCGCGCATACCTGGTATCTTCCAATATTATTCCGTCGCCGAGGACGAGCTGGCGAAGGGTTTTGCCGGACAGTACAAGTCGGCACAGGAAACCGCGGATGCGATCGCCGCCGCCTGGGAAAAGATCACCGACCAGATCGGCCGCGACAGCCAGCTGAAACTCTATCGGGCGAGCCTCGGGCTCTGA
- a CDS encoding ABC transporter ATP-binding protein: protein MAEVNISGARKAYGAVNVLHGVDIEIRDGEFVVLVGPSGCGKSTLLRMVAGLESITGGTISIGDKVVNNLPPKDRDIAMVFQSYALYPHKTVAENMVFALRLQKQPAEVIKQRLQAAAETLDLVPYLDRYPRQLSGGQRQRVAMGRAIVRSPQVFLFDEPLSNLDAKLRVQMRKEIKELHQRLRTTTIYVTHDQVEAMTMADKIVVMQGGKVEQIGTPLKLYDRPNNTFVATFIGSPSMNLLKGRYKADGAIFVTETGDEIALGFTPDAADGQAVLLGVRPEHLSLAAGGLGATVSVTEPTGHETMVFLRYGAGELVAVFSERHEFEPGQVVTVAPRTDKLHLFDAGSGKTLRLD, encoded by the coding sequence ATGGCTGAGGTCAATATTTCAGGGGCGCGGAAGGCTTACGGCGCCGTCAATGTCCTGCATGGCGTGGATATAGAAATTCGCGACGGCGAGTTTGTGGTGCTTGTCGGCCCGTCCGGTTGCGGCAAATCCACCCTGTTGCGCATGGTGGCGGGGCTGGAAAGCATCACCGGCGGCACCATTTCGATCGGCGACAAGGTCGTCAACAATCTGCCGCCGAAGGACCGCGATATCGCCATGGTCTTCCAGAGCTATGCGCTCTATCCGCACAAGACCGTTGCCGAAAACATGGTTTTTGCGCTGCGCCTGCAGAAACAGCCGGCCGAGGTCATCAAACAGCGCCTGCAGGCGGCGGCCGAAACCCTCGACCTCGTGCCCTATCTGGACCGTTATCCGCGCCAGCTGTCGGGCGGCCAGCGGCAGCGCGTGGCAATGGGCCGAGCCATTGTCAGATCGCCGCAAGTGTTCCTGTTCGACGAGCCTTTGTCGAACCTCGACGCCAAGCTGCGCGTTCAGATGCGCAAGGAGATCAAGGAACTCCACCAGCGGCTGAGAACCACGACCATTTATGTGACGCATGACCAGGTCGAAGCCATGACCATGGCCGACAAGATTGTGGTGATGCAGGGAGGCAAGGTCGAACAGATCGGCACACCGCTGAAGCTTTACGACCGCCCCAACAACACGTTTGTGGCAACGTTCATCGGCTCGCCATCGATGAACCTCCTGAAAGGCCGGTACAAGGCCGATGGCGCTATCTTTGTCACGGAGACCGGCGACGAGATCGCACTTGGTTTCACACCTGATGCAGCCGACGGCCAGGCCGTCCTGCTCGGCGTTCGACCCGAACATCTGTCGCTGGCTGCAGGTGGCTTGGGGGCGACGGTCAGCGTCACCGAACCCACCGGCCATGAAACCATGGTGTTCCTGCGCTACGGGGCCGGCGAACTTGTCGCGGTGTTTTCGGAACGCCACGAGTTTGAACCCGGACAAGTCGTAACGGTGGCTCCTCGTACCGACAAGCTCCACCTATTTGATGCCGGGTCGGGTAAGACGCTGCGGCTCGATTGA
- a CDS encoding coniferyl aldehyde dehydrogenase encodes MNTVTPIATDTSPDVMKALLDRQRAAFLKEGPPSIETRLDRIDRVIALLVDHKDAIAAALSEDFGSRSVEASLLLDVFTCVGSLKYAKAHLAEWLKPEEHEALFPDAVAKVVYQPKGVVGILSPWNFPYQLALAPLAGILAAGNRAMIKPSEVTPASAALMAQLIAGAFDETEISVVQGGPATGTAFTSLAFDHLIFTGGTAIAHHVMRAAAENLTPLTLELGGKSPVIVGRSADLADAARRVMTVKTLNAGQICLAPDHVYVPEESVDAFAGHAVAAVGAMYPALKENPDYTSIINGRHHARVQGLIDDARAKGAGIVEINPAAENFSQQSAHRIPPTLILDPTEDMRVLQEEIFGPVLPVIAYRDIADVIDRINARPRPLALYYFSRDGEEERRVLGNTTSGGVTVNDCMSHVTAEGLPFGGVGHSGMGAYHGKFGFLAFSHPRAVYHQSKMVEAEYMMRPPYGEAMRGFLAAAICK; translated from the coding sequence ATGAACACAGTCACCCCAATCGCCACCGATACCAGCCCCGACGTCATGAAGGCGCTGCTCGACCGGCAAAGGGCAGCCTTCTTGAAGGAAGGGCCGCCAAGCATTGAGACCCGCCTCGATCGCATCGACCGCGTCATTGCTCTTCTCGTCGACCATAAGGACGCGATTGCCGCGGCGCTCTCGGAGGATTTCGGCAGCCGCAGCGTCGAGGCAAGCCTGCTTCTCGATGTCTTTACCTGCGTCGGTTCGCTCAAATATGCCAAGGCCCATCTTGCCGAATGGCTGAAGCCGGAAGAGCACGAGGCACTGTTTCCGGATGCGGTCGCCAAAGTGGTCTATCAGCCGAAGGGGGTTGTCGGAATCCTCAGCCCTTGGAATTTCCCCTATCAGCTCGCGCTTGCGCCGCTCGCCGGCATTCTCGCCGCCGGCAACCGCGCCATGATCAAGCCGTCGGAGGTGACGCCGGCTTCAGCCGCCTTGATGGCGCAGCTCATCGCCGGCGCCTTCGACGAAACGGAAATATCAGTCGTTCAGGGCGGACCGGCGACGGGCACGGCCTTTACATCGCTTGCCTTCGACCATCTGATCTTCACCGGCGGAACGGCGATCGCCCATCATGTCATGCGCGCGGCGGCGGAAAACCTGACGCCGCTGACGCTGGAACTCGGCGGCAAGTCGCCCGTCATCGTCGGCCGCTCGGCCGATCTCGCAGATGCGGCGCGCCGTGTCATGACCGTCAAGACGCTGAATGCCGGCCAGATCTGCCTGGCGCCGGATCATGTCTATGTGCCCGAGGAAAGTGTCGACGCCTTTGCCGGACATGCGGTGGCGGCGGTCGGCGCGATGTATCCGGCGCTGAAGGAAAATCCTGATTACACCTCGATCATCAATGGCCGCCATCACGCCCGCGTCCAGGGCCTGATCGACGACGCCAGGGCCAAAGGCGCTGGGATCGTCGAAATCAACCCGGCGGCGGAGAATTTCTCCCAGCAATCGGCCCACCGCATTCCCCCGACCCTGATCCTCGACCCCACCGAAGACATGCGCGTGCTGCAGGAAGAAATCTTCGGCCCGGTGCTGCCGGTCATTGCCTATCGCGATATCGCCGACGTCATCGATCGGATCAATGCGAGGCCGCGCCCGCTCGCCCTCTATTACTTCAGCCGGGATGGTGAAGAGGAGCGCCGTGTCCTCGGCAATACGACCTCCGGCGGGGTGACGGTCAACGACTGCATGAGCCACGTCACGGCCGAAGGCCTGCCCTTCGGCGGCGTCGGCCATTCCGGCATGGGCGCCTATCACGGCAAATTTGGCTTCCTCGCCTTCTCACATCCGCGCGCCGTCTATCACCAGAGCAAGATGGTCGAAGCGGAGTATATGATGCGGCCGCCCTATGGCGAGGCGATGCGCGGCTTTCTGGCGGCGGCGATCTGCAAGTAG
- a CDS encoding NAD(P)-dependent alcohol dehydrogenase has protein sequence MKIHAAVARAPHMPFSLERLDLEEPREGEILVRVVATGVCHTDIVMRDQHLPVPQPVVLGHEGAGIVERVGPGVAKVVPGDHVVMTFNSCGHCPSCNDHGETYCHEFFPRNFFGARADGSSGLSCEGERVHGNIFGQSSFASHALCHERNIVKVPRDADLALLGPLACGIQTGAGAVMNALKVEPGKVLAVFGMGSVGLAAVMAARVVGVSRIIAVDVNETRLALAAELGATDIVNGRASDAVAAIMAMTGAGVDYAIDASGVPAVIDQCVRVLAPRGTCGIVGASPHGATLTLDLTHILSGGRRVRGIVEGDSNPDVLIPLLIDLHRQGRFPFDRLVTFYDFADINQAVEDSEKGIVLKPIVRQPAV, from the coding sequence ATGAAAATCCATGCCGCGGTGGCGCGTGCGCCGCATATGCCGTTTTCGCTGGAAAGGCTCGATCTGGAGGAGCCGCGCGAGGGGGAAATCCTGGTTCGCGTCGTCGCAACCGGGGTCTGCCACACCGACATCGTCATGCGCGACCAGCACCTGCCGGTGCCGCAGCCGGTCGTGCTCGGCCACGAAGGTGCCGGCATCGTCGAGCGTGTCGGGCCGGGCGTTGCCAAGGTGGTGCCCGGCGATCACGTCGTCATGACCTTCAATTCCTGCGGTCATTGCCCGAGCTGCAACGACCACGGGGAGACCTATTGCCACGAATTCTTCCCGCGCAATTTCTTCGGTGCGCGCGCCGATGGATCGAGCGGGCTCTCCTGCGAGGGGGAGCGGGTTCACGGCAATATTTTCGGGCAATCCTCTTTTGCCAGCCATGCGCTGTGTCATGAGCGCAATATCGTGAAAGTGCCCAGGGATGCGGATCTGGCGCTGCTCGGGCCGCTCGCCTGCGGTATCCAGACCGGCGCCGGCGCGGTCATGAACGCGCTCAAGGTCGAACCCGGAAAAGTGCTCGCGGTCTTCGGCATGGGCTCCGTCGGGCTTGCCGCCGTGATGGCGGCGCGGGTCGTCGGCGTTTCCAGGATCATCGCCGTCGACGTCAACGAGACGCGGCTGGCGCTTGCCGCCGAACTCGGGGCGACCGACATCGTCAACGGCAGGGCGAGCGACGCCGTCGCCGCGATCATGGCGATGACCGGCGCCGGCGTCGATTATGCGATCGATGCCTCGGGCGTGCCTGCCGTCATCGATCAATGCGTGCGGGTGCTGGCGCCGCGCGGCACTTGCGGTATCGTCGGGGCCTCGCCCCACGGGGCAACGCTGACGCTCGACCTCACCCATATTCTGTCCGGCGGACGCCGGGTGCGCGGCATCGTCGAGGGCGATTCCAATCCCGACGTGTTGATCCCGCTGCTGATCGACCTGCATCGGCAGGGTCGCTTCCCCTTCGACCGGCTCGTCACCTTCTATGATTTTGCCGACATCAACCAAGCGGTGGAGGATTCGGAAAAGGGCATCGTACTGAAACCGATCGTGCGCCAGCCGGCCGTCTGA
- a CDS encoding p-hydroxycinnamoyl CoA hydratase/lyase: MTDIESPVLVDFDNGIAFVTLNRPEKRNAMNPALNARMLEVLDELEGDERCGVLVLRGAGQSWSAGMDLKEYFRDNDDKPRDVTLKARRQSGNWWGRLMYFEKPTIAMVNGWCFGGAFTPLVSCDLAIAAEEANFGLSEINWGILPGGNVTRAVAEVMRHRDALYYIMTGELFGGRKAAEMGLVNEAVPLAELESRVRKICASLLEKNPVTLKAAKDTYKRVRNLPWDLADDYIYAKLEQMLFLDKTKGRDQGLKQFLDDKTYQPGLGAYKRGR; encoded by the coding sequence ATGACTGATATCGAATCCCCCGTTCTTGTCGACTTCGACAACGGCATCGCCTTCGTGACCCTCAACCGTCCGGAAAAGCGCAATGCCATGAATCCGGCGCTGAATGCCCGGATGCTCGAGGTGCTCGACGAACTTGAGGGCGACGAGCGCTGCGGTGTCCTCGTCCTGCGCGGCGCCGGGCAATCCTGGTCGGCCGGCATGGATCTCAAGGAATATTTCCGCGACAATGACGACAAGCCGCGTGACGTCACGCTGAAGGCCCGGCGGCAGTCCGGCAACTGGTGGGGCCGGCTGATGTATTTCGAAAAGCCGACGATCGCCATGGTCAACGGCTGGTGCTTCGGCGGCGCCTTCACGCCGCTGGTTTCCTGCGATCTCGCCATCGCCGCCGAGGAGGCGAATTTCGGCCTCTCCGAGATCAACTGGGGCATTCTGCCTGGTGGTAACGTCACCCGCGCGGTCGCCGAGGTGATGCGCCACCGCGACGCCCTCTATTACATCATGACCGGCGAACTGTTCGGCGGGCGCAAGGCCGCCGAAATGGGGCTGGTCAACGAGGCCGTGCCGCTGGCAGAGCTTGAAAGCCGGGTGCGCAAGATCTGCGCCAGCCTGCTCGAAAAGAACCCGGTGACGCTGAAGGCCGCCAAGGACACCTACAAGCGCGTGCGCAACCTGCCATGGGATCTCGCCGACGATTACATCTACGCCAAGCTGGAGCAGATGCTGTTTCTCGACAAGACCAAGGGGCGTGATCAGGGGCTGAAGCAGTTCCTCGACGACAAGACCTATCAGCCGGGGCTCGGCGCCTACAAGCGCGGCCGCTGA